One Micromonospora sp. WMMD1120 genomic region harbors:
- a CDS encoding DNA-directed RNA polymerase subunit beta', protein MLDVNFFDELRIGLATADDIRQWSHGEVKKPETINYRTLKPEKDGLFCEKIFGPQRDWECYCGKYKRVRFKGIICERCGVEVTRSKVRRERMGHIELAAPVTHIWYFKGVPSRLGYLLDLAPKDLEKIIYFASYVVTSVDAESRHRDLSTIENEILAEKRQSENSRDSEIEKRAAKLEADLAELEAEGAKADVRRKVKEGGEREMRQIRDRAQREIDRLDEVLDTFRKLEPKQLVTDELLYRELRDRFGEYFTGSMGAEAIKALVQNMDLDAEAESLRETIRSGKGQRKIRALKRLKVVAAFLNTRNSPLGMVLDCVPVIPPDLRPMVQLDGGRFATSDLNDLYRRVINRNNRLKRLIDLGAPEIIVNNEKRMLQEAVDALFDNGRRGRPVTGPGNRPLKSLSDMLKGKQGRFRQNLLGKRVDYSGRSVIVVGPKLKLHQCGLPKQMALELFKPFVMKRLVDLNHAQNIKSAKRMVERQRPVVWDVLEEVIGEHPVLLNRAPTLHRLGIQAFEPQLVEGKAIQIHPLVCTAFNADFDGDQMAVHVPLSAEAQAEARILMLSSNNILKPADGKPVTMPTQDMVIGLYHLTHLTAGEKGEGRAFSSDAEARMAFDNGELHLQAPVKIRLRDVIGVDNGAGAEPWTAPEGWVEGEPLTVETTLGRVLFNETLPQGYRFVNYEIRKGQLSAIVNDLAERFPKVALAATLDGLKEAGFHWATWSGVTIGMEDVIAPPRKAEILARYEKEADRIDKQYQRGLMTAEERRGELIEIWTKATNEVAKEMDTALPQENPLWKMINSGARGNLLQLRQIAAIRGLVANPKGEIIPRPIKASYREGLSVLEYFISTHGARKGLADTALRTADSGYLTRRLVDVSQDVIIREEDCGTDRAIPMQIGERLDGKLVVHTHAETSVHARTLADDIKGPDGTVVAERGQDINSIGVDKIVAAGVETVRVRSVLTCESKLGVCAACYGRSLPTGKSVDIGEAVGIIAAQSIGEPGTQLTMRTFHTGGVAGEDITQGLPRVQEIFEARVPKGKAPIADTPGRIRIEDGERSRKIIVVPDDGSDEIVYDKISKRVKLRTHDGGHVAVGEKLTEGTIDPHELLRIMGPRAVQVHLTSEVQEVYRSQGVLIHDKHIEIIIRQMLKRVTVIDSGSTEFLPGVLVDRALFESENRRLVSEGGEPAAGRPVLMGITKASLATDSWLSAASFQETTRVLTDAAINSRSDSLVGLKENVIIGKLIPAGTGISKYRNVRVEPTEEAKAKVYSMTGYPETDYGFGPASGQAVPLDDFDFGSYR, encoded by the coding sequence GTGCTCGACGTCAACTTCTTCGACGAGCTGCGCATTGGCCTCGCCACCGCCGACGACATCCGTCAGTGGTCCCACGGCGAGGTCAAGAAGCCTGAAACGATCAACTACCGCACCCTGAAGCCGGAGAAGGACGGGCTCTTCTGCGAGAAGATCTTCGGTCCGCAGCGGGACTGGGAGTGCTACTGCGGTAAGTACAAGCGCGTCCGGTTCAAGGGCATCATCTGCGAGCGCTGCGGCGTCGAGGTGACCCGTTCCAAGGTCCGTCGTGAGCGGATGGGGCACATCGAGCTCGCCGCTCCGGTGACCCACATCTGGTACTTCAAGGGCGTCCCGAGCCGGCTGGGCTACCTGCTGGACCTCGCTCCGAAGGACCTCGAAAAGATCATTTACTTCGCCTCGTACGTCGTGACGAGCGTGGACGCCGAGTCGCGTCACCGTGACCTCTCGACGATCGAGAACGAGATCCTGGCCGAGAAGCGGCAGTCCGAGAACAGCCGCGACTCGGAGATCGAGAAGCGGGCCGCCAAGCTCGAGGCCGACCTGGCCGAGCTGGAGGCCGAGGGTGCCAAGGCGGACGTCCGGCGCAAGGTCAAGGAGGGCGGAGAGCGCGAGATGCGCCAGATCCGCGACCGGGCCCAGCGCGAGATCGACCGCCTGGACGAGGTGCTGGACACCTTCCGCAAGCTGGAGCCGAAGCAGCTGGTCACCGACGAGCTGCTCTACCGCGAGCTGCGCGACCGGTTCGGTGAGTACTTCACCGGCTCGATGGGCGCCGAGGCGATCAAGGCGCTGGTCCAGAACATGGACCTCGACGCCGAGGCCGAGAGCCTGCGGGAGACCATCCGGTCCGGCAAGGGCCAGCGGAAGATCCGGGCGCTCAAGCGGCTCAAGGTCGTCGCGGCGTTCCTGAACACCCGCAACTCGCCGCTCGGCATGGTGCTGGACTGCGTCCCGGTCATCCCGCCGGACCTGCGCCCGATGGTGCAGCTCGACGGTGGCCGGTTCGCGACCTCGGACCTGAACGACCTGTACCGCCGCGTGATCAACCGGAACAACCGCCTCAAGCGGCTGATCGACCTCGGCGCGCCCGAGATCATCGTCAACAACGAGAAGCGGATGCTCCAGGAGGCCGTCGACGCGCTGTTCGACAACGGCCGTCGCGGCCGGCCGGTCACCGGTCCGGGTAACCGCCCGCTCAAGTCGCTGTCCGACATGCTCAAGGGCAAGCAGGGCCGGTTCCGGCAGAACCTGCTGGGCAAGCGCGTCGACTACTCCGGCCGTTCGGTCATCGTGGTCGGCCCGAAGCTCAAGCTGCACCAGTGCGGCCTGCCCAAGCAGATGGCGCTGGAGCTGTTCAAGCCGTTCGTGATGAAGCGGCTGGTCGACCTCAACCACGCGCAGAACATCAAGTCCGCCAAGCGGATGGTCGAGCGTCAGCGCCCGGTCGTGTGGGACGTGCTGGAAGAGGTCATCGGCGAGCACCCGGTGCTGCTCAACCGGGCGCCGACCCTGCACCGCCTGGGCATCCAGGCCTTCGAGCCGCAGCTGGTCGAGGGCAAGGCGATCCAGATCCACCCGCTGGTCTGCACCGCGTTCAACGCCGACTTCGACGGTGACCAGATGGCGGTGCACGTGCCGCTGTCCGCCGAGGCCCAGGCCGAGGCCCGGATCCTGATGCTGTCGTCGAACAACATCCTCAAGCCGGCCGACGGCAAGCCGGTCACCATGCCCACCCAGGACATGGTCATCGGCCTCTACCACCTCACCCACCTCACCGCCGGTGAGAAGGGCGAGGGCCGGGCGTTCAGCTCGGACGCCGAGGCGCGGATGGCCTTCGACAACGGCGAGCTGCACCTGCAGGCGCCGGTGAAGATCCGTCTGCGGGACGTGATCGGTGTCGACAACGGCGCCGGCGCCGAGCCGTGGACCGCCCCGGAGGGCTGGGTCGAGGGTGAGCCGCTGACCGTGGAGACCACCCTCGGTCGGGTGCTGTTCAACGAGACGCTGCCGCAGGGCTACCGCTTCGTGAACTACGAGATCCGCAAGGGTCAGCTCTCCGCGATCGTCAACGACCTCGCCGAGCGCTTCCCCAAGGTGGCCCTCGCGGCCACCCTGGACGGGCTCAAGGAGGCCGGCTTCCACTGGGCCACCTGGTCCGGTGTGACGATCGGTATGGAGGACGTCATCGCTCCGCCGCGCAAGGCGGAGATCCTGGCGCGGTACGAGAAGGAAGCCGACCGGATCGACAAGCAGTACCAGCGTGGTCTGATGACCGCCGAGGAGCGTCGCGGCGAGCTCATCGAGATCTGGACCAAGGCGACCAACGAGGTCGCCAAGGAGATGGACACCGCGCTGCCGCAGGAGAACCCGCTGTGGAAGATGATCAACTCGGGTGCTCGCGGTAACCTGCTCCAGCTCCGGCAGATCGCGGCGATCCGTGGTCTGGTGGCCAACCCGAAGGGTGAGATCATCCCGCGGCCGATCAAGGCCAGCTACCGGGAGGGTCTGTCCGTGCTGGAGTACTTCATCTCCACGCACGGCGCCCGCAAGGGTCTCGCCGACACCGCGCTGCGGACCGCCGACTCGGGTTACCTGACCCGTCGTCTGGTGGACGTCTCGCAGGACGTCATCATCCGCGAGGAGGACTGCGGCACCGACCGGGCGATCCCGATGCAGATCGGCGAGCGGCTGGACGGCAAGCTCGTGGTCCACACCCACGCCGAGACCAGCGTGCACGCCCGTACGCTCGCCGACGACATCAAGGGGCCGGACGGCACCGTGGTGGCCGAGCGCGGTCAGGACATCAACTCCATCGGCGTCGACAAGATCGTCGCCGCCGGGGTGGAGACGGTCCGGGTGCGCAGCGTGCTCACCTGCGAGTCGAAGCTGGGCGTCTGCGCGGCCTGCTACGGCCGGTCGCTGCCGACCGGTAAGTCGGTCGACATCGGCGAGGCGGTCGGCATCATCGCCGCCCAGTCCATCGGTGAGCCCGGTACGCAGCTGACGATGCGTACCTTCCACACCGGTGGTGTCGCGGGTGAGGACATCACGCAGGGTCTGCCGCGTGTGCAGGAGATCTTCGAAGCTCGGGTCCCGAAGGGTAAGGCGCCCATCGCCGACACCCCCGGCCGGATCCGGATCGAGGACGGCGAGCGCTCGCGGAAGATCATCGTGGTGCCGGACGACGGCAGCGACGAGATCGTCTACGACAAGATCTCGAAGCGGGTCAAGCTCCGGACCCACGACGGCGGTCACGTCGCGGTCGGCGAGAAGCTGACCGAGGGCACCATCGACCCGCACGAGCTGCTGCGGATCATGGGTCCGCGGGCGGTCCAGGTCCACCTGACCAGTGAGGTCCAGGAGGTCTACCGCTCGCAGGGTGTGCTCATCCACGACAAGCACATCGAGATCATCATCCGCCAGATGCTCAAGCGGGTGACGGTCATCGACTCCGGCTCGACCGAGTTCCTGCCGGGCGTGCTCGTCGACCGGGCGCTGTTCGAGTCGGAGAACCGCCGACTCGTCTCGGAGGGCGGCGAGCCCGCCGCCGGTCGTCCGGTGCTGATGGGTATCACCAAGGCCTCGCTGGCCACCGACTCCTGGCTCTCGGCGGCCTCCTTCCAGGAGACCACCCGGGTGCTGACCGACGCGGCGATCAACTCGCGCAGCGACTCGCTCGTCGGCCTCAAGGAGAACGTGATCATCGGAAAGCTCATCCCGGCCGGTACGGGCATCAGCAAGTACCGCAACGTCCGGGTGGAGCCGACCGAGGAGGCCAAGGCCAAGGTCTACTCGATGACCGGCTACCCGGAGACCGACTACGGTTTCGGGCCGGCCAGCGGGCAGGCGGTTCCGCTGGACGACTTCGACTTCGGGTCGTACCGCTAG
- the rpsG gene encoding 30S ribosomal protein S7 has product MPRKGPAPRRPLVADPVYNSPLVTQLVNKILLRGKRQLAESIVYAALEGCREKSGTDPVVTLKRAMDNVKPTLEVRSRRVGGATYQVPVEVRPTRATTLGLRWLVTYSRARREKTMVERLMNELLDASNGLGAAVKRREDTHKMAESNKAFAHYRW; this is encoded by the coding sequence ATGCCGCGTAAGGGACCCGCTCCGCGGCGGCCGCTGGTCGCTGACCCGGTGTACAACTCGCCGCTGGTCACCCAGCTGGTGAACAAGATCCTGCTGCGCGGCAAGCGCCAGCTCGCCGAGTCGATCGTGTACGCGGCCCTCGAGGGCTGCCGCGAGAAGTCCGGCACCGACCCGGTCGTCACCCTCAAGCGGGCGATGGACAACGTCAAGCCGACCCTCGAGGTGCGCAGCCGCCGTGTCGGTGGCGCCACCTACCAGGTTCCGGTCGAGGTCCGCCCGACCCGGGCGACCACCCTGGGCCTGCGCTGGCTGGTGACGTACTCCCGCGCCCGGCGCGAGAAGACCATGGTCGAGCGGCTGATGAACGAGCTGCTGGACGCGAGCAACGGCCTCGGTGCCGCCGTCAAGCGGCGCGAGGACACGCACAAGATGGCCGAGTCCAACAAGGCCTTCGCGCACTACCGCTGGTAA
- the rpsL gene encoding 30S ribosomal protein S12, with protein MPTIQQLVRKGRQAKTTKTKTPALKGSPQRRGVCTRVYTTTPKKPNSALRKVARVKLSSQIEVTAYIPGVGHNLQEHSIVLVRGGRVKDLPGVRYKIVRGSLDTQGVRNRKQARSRYGAKKEKS; from the coding sequence GTGCCCACGATCCAGCAGCTGGTCCGAAAGGGCCGCCAGGCGAAGACGACCAAGACCAAGACCCCGGCGCTGAAGGGTTCCCCTCAGCGGCGCGGCGTGTGCACCCGCGTGTACACCACCACCCCGAAGAAGCCGAACTCGGCGCTGCGCAAGGTCGCTCGCGTGAAGCTCAGCAGCCAGATCGAGGTGACCGCCTACATCCCGGGCGTCGGTCACAACCTGCAGGAGCACTCGATCGTGCTCGTCCGCGGTGGCCGGGTGAAGGACCTCCCCGGCGTGCGTTACAAGATCGTTCGCGGTTCGCTTGACACCCAGGGTGTCCGCAACCGCAAGCAGGCACGCAGCCGCTACGGCGCGAAGAAGGAGAAGAGCTGA